The region GAGGAAGATAAGTAGCCTTTTTACTCCAGTGATGACAATAGTGATAATTTTGTGTGCAATAATTTTTGTATACAAAGAATTTTTTGTAAAGGATGTTAGTGCTTTTTATCAGAAATGGGGAACAAGTGCTTACAAACTTCTTTCTGAAGAGAAAGGGATAATGTCCTATTTAAGTCTAATCACTTATGCTTTTCTACACAGTAACATTTGGCATATTCTAGGCAACTTGTGGTTCTTTTTCATATTTGGTAATAATGTTGAAAGGAAGATGGGAACGATAATGTTTGTTCTTTTCTATTTTAGTGCCTCAGCTGTAGCAGCGTTAGTGCATATGTTTGTTTTACACCCTGAGGCAATGCTTGGACAAGCTAAGATATCTTCCTTTTCACAGTTAAGAGAGCTAAATGTACCATTAGTGGGGGCTAGTGGTGCAATAAGTGCCGTGCTTGGGGCATACTTAAGATACTTTCCTCGTAACTATGTAGCTACGTTGGTTTTGTTCTTTATAATAACGGTAATTCCAGTTTCTGCTTCAATATTCATAGGAATATGGCTTGCAGGGCAGATAATAAATGCTTTGATCAATACGGAAGCTAATATTGCATGGTTTGCTCACATTGGAGGATTTTTGTATGGATACCTATTCGCAATGGTGTATGGTGGTAGAAATATTGTACGGTATTATGAGTGATGGCTGTTGATATTGTTAATTTTCTCATATACAATTTCCAGTTCTTTTTGGTTTCCTTCGCAAGAGC is a window of Brevinematia bacterium DNA encoding:
- a CDS encoding rhomboid family intramembrane serine protease; amino-acid sequence: MFLPLFDIDEEYGYQQRKISSLFTPVMTIVIILCAIIFVYKEFFVKDVSAFYQKWGTSAYKLLSEEKGIMSYLSLITYAFLHSNIWHILGNLWFFFIFGNNVERKMGTIMFVLFYFSASAVAALVHMFVLHPEAMLGQAKISSFSQLRELNVPLVGASGAISAVLGAYLRYFPRNYVATLVLFFIITVIPVSASIFIGIWLAGQIINALINTEANIAWFAHIGGFLYGYLFAMVYGGRNIVRYYE